From a region of the bacterium genome:
- a CDS encoding type II secretion system F family protein codes for MPVYQCKVRDHRGEAFMKVMNGDSAADVRNKLREMGYMVVTPVTEKRENKLAGSLKGGNNKFLDQLNNILANSGKVKLTDLTIFTRQFATMINAGVAMVRALNILEEQTLNPKLRKVILDLKARVEAGNSLSDCMSRHPRVFDRLFVGMIRAGEAGGVLDQVLLRVAGFIEANSKLQAQVKSAMTYPVVILIMAVVIFVVMLVFILPVFANMFEQMNAKLPAYTQFLIDMSNTARGPVGLMVAVTAFAIGWAIKTWGATDQGKHFIDKHILNVPIFGVLAQKIAVARFTRTLGTLLKSGVPLLSALEIVRDSSGNAIVSGAVEDVRQAVREGEGIARPLERAAVFPPMVTQMISIGEETGAVDSMLEKVADFYDDEVEQAVKSLTSLLEPLMMVLIAVLVGSLVIGMYLPVFTIINQIK; via the coding sequence ATGCCCGTCTACCAGTGCAAGGTCCGCGACCACCGCGGCGAAGCCTTCATGAAGGTCATGAACGGCGATAGCGCCGCCGATGTGCGTAACAAGCTCCGCGAGATGGGCTACATGGTCGTCACTCCCGTCACCGAGAAGCGGGAGAACAAGCTGGCGGGGAGCTTGAAGGGCGGCAACAACAAGTTCCTCGACCAACTCAACAACATCCTGGCGAACAGCGGCAAGGTCAAGCTCACGGACTTGACCATCTTCACCCGTCAGTTCGCCACCATGATCAACGCGGGGGTGGCGATGGTCCGCGCCCTCAACATCTTGGAGGAGCAGACCCTCAACCCCAAGCTGCGCAAGGTCATCCTCGACCTCAAGGCGCGGGTCGAGGCCGGTAACTCCCTTTCGGATTGCATGTCGCGCCACCCGCGGGTCTTCGACCGACTCTTCGTCGGCATGATCCGCGCGGGCGAGGCGGGCGGCGTGCTCGACCAGGTCTTGCTGCGCGTGGCGGGCTTCATCGAGGCCAACAGCAAGCTGCAGGCCCAGGTGAAGTCGGCCATGACCTACCCCGTCGTCATCTTGATCATGGCGGTCGTGATCTTCGTGGTCATGCTGGTCTTCATCCTGCCGGTCTTCGCCAACATGTTCGAGCAGATGAACGCCAAGCTGCCGGCGTACACCCAGTTCCTGATCGACATGTCCAACACGGCCCGCGGTCCCGTGGGCCTGATGGTCGCCGTGACGGCCTTCGCGATCGGCTGGGCGATCAAGACCTGGGGGGCGACCGACCAGGGCAAGCACTTCATCGACAAGCACATCCTCAACGTCCCCATTTTCGGCGTCCTGGCCCAGAAGATCGCGGTGGCGCGTTTCACCCGCACCCTGGGGACCCTCCTCAAGTCGGGGGTGCCTCTCTTGTCGGCGCTCGAGATCGTGCGCGACTCGTCGGGCAACGCCATCGTCAGCGGCGCGGTCGAGGACGTGCGCCAGGCGGTGCGCGAGGGCGAGGGCATCGCGCGGCCGCTGGAGCGCGCGGCGGTCTTCCCGCCCATGGTGACCCAGATGATCTCGATCGGCGAGGAGACCGGTGCGGTCGACTCCATGCTCGAGAAGGTCGCGGACTTCTACGACGACGAGGTGGAGCAGGCGGTCAAGTCGCTGACCTCGCTCCTCGAACCCCTGATGATGGTGCTCATCGCCGTCCTGGTCGGCTCGCTGGTCATCGGCATGTACCTGCCCGTCTTCACCATCATCAACCAGATCAAGTAA
- a CDS encoding type IV pilus twitching motility protein PilT — MYMEELLQLVFDRDGSDLHISAGVPPIIRINGKLVRTDYDPLTPEDTQRLIFSILSNEQRKNLEQTMELDCSYGVVGLGRFRVNAFRSKGAYAAVLRTISTKIPRFEDLGLPPIVRELTHKPRGLILVTGPTGSGKSTTLAAMIDNINQTRAEHILTIEDPIEYVHPPKMSLVNQRELGADTKSFDNALKAALREDPDVILVGELRDLETIRLAMTAAETGHLVFGTLHTSSAMQTVDRVVDVFPPHQQQQIRVQISNSLVGVLSQTLVPKLGSDGRGRGRVMALEVMINTPAVANLIREGKTAQIYSAIQTGQKFGMQTLENCLKDLYTNRLVSYEDAISKTSRPEDLIRMIGAAPAGSMSQAMAR; from the coding sequence ATGTACATGGAAGAGCTGCTGCAACTGGTCTTCGACCGGGATGGGTCGGACCTGCACATCTCGGCAGGGGTGCCGCCCATCATCCGCATCAACGGCAAGCTGGTCCGCACCGACTACGATCCCCTCACCCCCGAGGACACCCAGCGCCTGATCTTCTCGATCCTCTCCAACGAGCAGCGCAAGAACCTCGAGCAGACCATGGAGCTGGACTGCTCGTACGGCGTGGTCGGCCTGGGGCGCTTCCGCGTCAACGCCTTCCGTTCCAAGGGCGCCTACGCGGCGGTCCTGCGTACCATCTCGACCAAGATCCCCCGCTTCGAGGACCTGGGCCTGCCGCCCATCGTCCGCGAGCTGACCCACAAGCCCCGCGGCCTCATCCTCGTGACGGGCCCCACCGGCTCGGGTAAGTCCACGACGCTTGCGGCGATGATCGACAACATCAACCAGACCCGCGCCGAGCACATCCTCACCATCGAGGACCCCATCGAGTACGTCCACCCGCCAAAGATGAGCCTGGTCAACCAGCGCGAGCTGGGCGCGGACACCAAGAGCTTCGACAACGCCCTCAAGGCGGCCCTGCGCGAAGACCCCGACGTCATCCTGGTGGGTGAGTTGCGCGACCTGGAGACCATCCGCCTCGCCATGACCGCGGCCGAGACGGGCCACCTGGTCTTCGGCACCCTTCACACCTCGAGCGCCATGCAGACGGTGGACCGCGTGGTCGACGTCTTCCCGCCGCACCAGCAGCAGCAGATCCGCGTCCAGATCTCGAACAGCTTGGTGGGCGTCCTCTCGCAGACCCTCGTGCCCAAGCTGGGTTCGGACGGTCGGGGCCGCGGCCGCGTGATGGCCCTCGAGGTCATGATCAACACCCCCGCGGTCGCCAACCTGATCCGCGAGGGCAAGACCGCCCAGATCTACTCGGCGATCCAGACCGGCCAGAAGTTCGGGATGCAGACCCTCGAGAACTGCCTCAAGGACCTCTATACCAACCGTCTGGTCTCTTACGAGGACGCCATCTCGAAGACCTCGCGCCCCGAGGATCTGATCCGCATGATCGGCGCGGCCCCCGCAGGCTCCATGAGCCAGGCGATGGCGCGCTAG
- the tadA gene encoding Flp pilus assembly complex ATPase component TadA: MAIVKMKLGEILLNANLITDAQLKTAVDIQKQSKESLGLILIKQGYITEASIKDALELQYGLRYINLRKTKIPTEVLKLIPENLQRQHQIIPVSLANNRLTLAMVDPTNLIAIDDVRFTVKGVAVQPVVITEDEFFWFMDQQSATNVPDVDTGPVMDISSVLGEIASSDDDLEIVEQKEENTRAIELERQAEESPIIKLTNSILTNAIGSSKKVSDIHVEPWENEVQVRYRIDGMLHRQTTIPKKFLPALVSRFKIMANLDISEKRLPQDGRIRVRFKGRDWDFRVSSLPGKFGEKICMRILDKTSTTLGLEKLFIYPEDLAVIREMSARPFGIIFVTGPTGSGKSTTLYSILNERNTADVNIVTAEDPIEYDAPGINQVQVRPEIGYTFARVLKAFLRQDPDIMLIGETRDLEVAKIAIESALTGHLVFTSLHTNDAPGAIMRLHEMGVEGFMVSAATIGVVAQRLVRKLCSKCKQPYTPEIRELDYVGYRYDENNLPTFYKAVGCNECSKGYSGRMGVYEIMKMNDELRDLISRGASTGLIRYAAKQSGMTTLKDYSLKLVADGHTSLEEVIRVTFSGEGEEKLCPGCRNPIGDEFMKCPFCQIDLKKVCPKCHQRVEEGWKGCPGCGTLLEV; the protein is encoded by the coding sequence GTGGCCATCGTCAAGATGAAACTTGGGGAGATTCTGCTCAACGCGAATCTCATCACCGACGCCCAGCTCAAGACTGCGGTCGATATCCAGAAGCAGAGCAAGGAGAGCCTGGGCCTCATCCTGATCAAGCAGGGCTACATCACCGAGGCCTCGATCAAGGACGCCCTCGAGCTTCAGTATGGCTTGCGCTACATCAACCTGCGCAAGACCAAGATCCCGACCGAGGTCCTCAAGCTCATCCCCGAGAACCTCCAGCGCCAGCACCAGATCATCCCGGTCTCGCTGGCCAACAACCGCCTGACGCTCGCGATGGTCGATCCCACCAACCTGATCGCCATCGACGACGTGCGCTTCACGGTCAAGGGCGTCGCGGTGCAGCCGGTGGTAATCACCGAAGACGAGTTCTTCTGGTTCATGGACCAGCAGAGCGCCACCAACGTCCCCGACGTGGACACGGGCCCCGTCATGGACATCTCCTCGGTCCTGGGCGAGATCGCCTCCAGCGACGACGACCTCGAGATCGTCGAGCAGAAGGAGGAGAACACCCGGGCCATCGAGCTGGAGCGGCAGGCCGAAGAGTCGCCGATCATCAAGCTCACCAACTCGATCCTCACCAACGCCATCGGTAGCTCCAAGAAGGTCTCGGATATCCACGTGGAGCCGTGGGAGAACGAGGTCCAGGTCCGCTACCGCATCGATGGCATGCTGCACCGGCAGACGACCATTCCCAAGAAGTTCCTGCCGGCACTGGTCAGCCGCTTCAAGATCATGGCGAACCTGGACATCTCCGAGAAGCGCCTGCCCCAGGACGGCCGCATTCGCGTCCGCTTCAAGGGCCGCGACTGGGACTTCCGCGTCTCGAGCTTGCCTGGCAAGTTCGGCGAGAAGATCTGCATGCGCATCCTCGACAAGACGAGTACCACCCTCGGCCTGGAGAAGCTGTTCATCTACCCCGAGGACCTGGCCGTCATCCGCGAGATGTCCGCGCGTCCCTTCGGCATCATCTTCGTGACCGGCCCCACCGGCTCGGGTAAGTCCACGACCCTCTACTCGATCCTCAACGAGCGCAACACCGCCGACGTCAACATCGTCACCGCCGAGGATCCCATCGAGTACGACGCTCCGGGCATCAACCAGGTCCAGGTCCGCCCCGAGATCGGTTACACCTTCGCCCGCGTCCTCAAGGCCTTCCTGCGCCAGGACCCGGACATCATGCTGATCGGTGAGACCCGCGACCTGGAAGTGGCCAAGATCGCCATCGAGTCGGCGCTGACCGGCCACCTGGTCTTCACCTCGCTCCACACCAACGACGCGCCGGGCGCCATCATGCGCCTGCACGAGATGGGCGTCGAGGGCTTCATGGTCTCGGCCGCGACCATCGGGGTCGTGGCCCAGCGCCTGGTCCGCAAGCTGTGCAGCAAGTGCAAGCAGCCCTATACCCCCGAGATCCGCGAACTGGATTACGTGGGCTATCGCTACGACGAAAACAACTTGCCGACCTTCTACAAGGCGGTGGGCTGCAACGAGTGCTCCAAGGGCTACTCGGGACGCATGGGCGTCTACGAGATCATGAAGATGAACGACGAGCTGCGGGATCTGATCAGCCGCGGCGCGAGCACGGGCCTCATCCGCTACGCGGCCAAGCAGTCGGGCATGACCACCCTCAAGGACTACTCGCTCAAGCTGGTGGCCGACGGCCACACGTCGCTCGAAGAGGTCATCCGCGTGACCTTCTCGGGCGAGGGCGAGGAGAAGCTCTGCCCCGGTTGCCGCAACCCCATCGGCGACGAGTTCATGAAGTGTCCCTTCTGCCAGATCGATCTCAAGAAAGTCTGCCCCAAGTGTCATCAGCGCGTGGAGGAGGGCTGGAAGGGCTGCCCCGGCTGCGGAACGTTGTTGGAAGTGTAG
- a CDS encoding roadblock/LC7 domain-containing protein: MADRKSSKKPEKKGFLGGLFAGFGAKKDQGGKKKPVAGGKKGGTPVSKKGASLAKKPKVQAPPPEDDAADLLGSLDDDLFAGMDFGTPTPPPAPAQAERRVPPVPPQPVAQAPEPTPAPAQGNSLFGPDGVDDALDSLFDSFEVGGAPAAPVPQAPVPQAAPPQPVASPMAPPPFAEPSPPPFAEPVPAPAFAQPAPPAPAPQAPAAQQPPQQDGLVSIGKLLVDQNTLKRIIDNAEKRGTGLYTTTKIISNAKGADLDSILGQIDACQGVAGSLIVGRDGLVISSTLPQNFDKELIGAISSSMLTNLDVQCKKMKLGASRQVILDTEGGVVLLISLEVGVLVVMSQSLMGLDLTGVLSVIAGVADKI, from the coding sequence ATGGCTGACCGGAAATCCTCGAAGAAACCTGAGAAGAAGGGCTTTCTCGGCGGCCTGTTCGCCGGCTTCGGCGCTAAGAAGGACCAGGGCGGGAAGAAGAAACCGGTCGCAGGTGGCAAGAAGGGCGGGACTCCCGTCTCCAAGAAGGGCGCCTCGCTCGCCAAGAAGCCCAAGGTCCAGGCACCGCCGCCTGAAGACGATGCGGCAGACCTGCTCGGTTCTTTGGACGACGACCTCTTCGCGGGTATGGACTTCGGGACGCCGACCCCTCCGCCTGCCCCCGCGCAGGCCGAGCGGCGCGTGCCCCCCGTGCCGCCGCAGCCGGTCGCCCAGGCGCCCGAGCCCACCCCGGCCCCTGCCCAGGGCAACTCCCTCTTCGGCCCGGACGGGGTAGACGACGCCCTCGATTCGCTCTTCGACAGCTTCGAGGTCGGCGGCGCTCCTGCTGCTCCCGTCCCGCAGGCTCCGGTGCCTCAGGCTGCGCCCCCGCAGCCGGTGGCGAGCCCCATGGCGCCTCCGCCTTTCGCCGAGCCCTCGCCGCCTCCTTTCGCGGAGCCTGTGCCGGCACCCGCTTTCGCTCAACCCGCGCCCCCGGCGCCGGCCCCGCAGGCTCCCGCCGCCCAGCAGCCCCCTCAGCAGGACGGCCTGGTCTCGATCGGTAAGCTGCTGGTCGACCAGAACACGCTGAAGCGCATCATCGACAACGCCGAGAAGCGCGGCACCGGCCTCTACACGACCACCAAGATCATCTCGAACGCCAAGGGCGCGGACCTCGACTCGATCCTGGGCCAGATCGACGCCTGTCAGGGCGTCGCGGGCAGCCTGATCGTGGGCCGCGACGGCCTCGTCATCTCGAGCACCCTGCCGCAGAACTTCGACAAGGAGCTGATCGGCGCCATCTCGAGTTCGATGCTGACCAACCTGGACGTGCAGTGCAAGAAGATGAAGCTCGGGGCCTCGCGCCAGGTCATCCTGGACACCGAGGGTGGCGTGGTACTGCTCATCTCGCTCGAGGTCGGGGTGCTCGTGGTCATGTCCCAGTCGTTGATGGGGCTCGACCTGACGGGCGTGCTCTCGGTCATCGCGGGAGTCGCCGACAAGATTTAA
- a CDS encoding phenylalanine--tRNA ligase subunit beta, translating to MRIPLNWMNDYFEAPVRDLEAIAQALTAAGLEVEGVERVAPGFEHVITGKIVATEQHPNADRLRICKTDIGAAEPLQIVTGAQNVQVGDVIPVAQIGANLPNGLEIKASKLRGVESFGMYCSLVELGLAEESEGVYVFPVGTPVGMAAATALEVGDTVIEVAVLANRPDALSVLGVARELAAAGLGKLKLPAPKPVTTEGASTVKVTLEAADLCPRYAALVVEGLKVGPSPDWLKQRLELAGVRAISNVVDVTNYVLLELGQPLHAFDRAKISEGTLTPRRARDGEEIVTLDGQTRKLDAAMLVIADEVGPQAIAGVMGGAHSQVTDATTAIVLESAYFEPSSIRKTGKRLGLSSESSYRFERGVNPEGTLHALARAAELLAQVAGGTAVMPAVDVTVQPGYPEPLVVELRPSRIARVLGTGFEAAEIRSKFEAIGFVVTGEDPMQVRIPGWRRHDVTREIDLIEEVARLMGYDRIPSTLMPLDAIGTIGPREALVRRVREIVEGAGLSEVVTPSLTNEAALALAKAPTAEGVVLANPLADMALLRTRMEPGLLEVARFNHYQGRSHGAYYEIGRTYHMQPDGRVEEPRWLSFLVTGEQATGVWKHAPEALTADFFWAKGIVERLFSALGLAGLTAEATQDEPVLHPGRAARLSLGDRFVGIVGEIHPEVAAAYDLPVGARAALATLSLDALEALVSTEPRPYAVFGRYPAILRDLALVVPQDLPAASVVSQVRSMAGGVLESVEVFDRYQGPQVPEGKVSLGLRLRYRVAERTLSDDEIEPIHRGIVQSAEEAFGAAVRDR from the coding sequence ATGCGTATTCCGTTGAACTGGATGAATGACTACTTCGAGGCGCCCGTGCGCGATCTCGAGGCGATCGCGCAGGCCCTGACCGCCGCCGGCCTCGAGGTCGAGGGCGTCGAGCGCGTGGCGCCCGGCTTCGAGCACGTCATCACCGGCAAGATCGTGGCAACCGAGCAGCACCCCAACGCCGACCGCCTGCGGATCTGCAAGACGGACATCGGCGCGGCCGAGCCGCTCCAGATCGTGACCGGCGCCCAGAACGTCCAGGTCGGCGACGTCATCCCCGTCGCCCAGATCGGCGCCAACCTCCCCAACGGGCTCGAGATCAAGGCTTCCAAGCTGCGCGGCGTCGAGAGCTTCGGCATGTACTGCTCGCTCGTGGAGCTCGGCCTCGCCGAGGAATCCGAGGGCGTCTACGTCTTCCCCGTGGGCACCCCGGTGGGCATGGCCGCTGCGACCGCCCTCGAAGTGGGCGACACCGTCATCGAGGTCGCCGTCCTCGCCAACCGCCCCGACGCCCTGTCGGTGCTGGGCGTGGCGCGCGAGCTCGCCGCTGCGGGCCTCGGCAAGCTGAAGCTGCCCGCCCCCAAGCCCGTGACCACCGAGGGCGCCTCGACTGTCAAGGTGACGCTCGAAGCGGCCGATCTCTGCCCCCGCTACGCGGCCCTGGTCGTTGAAGGCCTCAAGGTCGGCCCCTCTCCCGATTGGCTCAAGCAGCGCCTGGAGCTCGCCGGGGTTCGCGCCATCTCGAACGTGGTGGACGTGACCAACTACGTCCTCCTGGAGCTCGGCCAGCCCCTGCACGCCTTCGACCGCGCCAAGATCTCCGAGGGCACCCTCACCCCCCGCCGCGCCCGCGACGGCGAGGAGATCGTTACCCTCGACGGCCAGACCCGCAAGCTGGATGCCGCCATGCTCGTGATCGCCGATGAAGTAGGCCCTCAGGCGATCGCCGGGGTCATGGGCGGCGCTCACTCCCAGGTCACCGACGCGACCACCGCGATCGTCCTCGAATCGGCCTACTTCGAGCCTTCGAGCATCCGCAAGACTGGTAAGCGTCTCGGCCTCTCGTCGGAGAGCTCCTACCGCTTCGAGCGCGGGGTCAATCCCGAAGGGACTCTGCATGCCCTCGCTCGCGCAGCCGAGTTGCTCGCCCAGGTGGCGGGCGGCACGGCGGTCATGCCGGCCGTCGACGTGACGGTCCAGCCCGGCTACCCCGAGCCCCTGGTCGTGGAGCTGCGTCCCTCGCGTATCGCCCGCGTGCTCGGCACCGGCTTCGAGGCGGCCGAGATCCGTTCGAAGTTCGAGGCCATCGGTTTCGTCGTCACCGGCGAGGACCCCATGCAGGTCCGGATCCCCGGCTGGCGCCGTCACGACGTGACCCGCGAGATCGACCTGATCGAGGAGGTCGCGCGCCTGATGGGCTACGACCGCATCCCCTCGACCCTCATGCCCCTGGACGCCATCGGGACCATCGGCCCCCGCGAGGCGCTCGTGCGCCGCGTGCGCGAGATCGTCGAGGGCGCAGGCCTCAGCGAGGTCGTCACCCCTTCGCTGACCAACGAGGCGGCCCTCGCGCTCGCCAAGGCTCCTACTGCCGAGGGCGTCGTGCTGGCCAATCCCCTGGCCGACATGGCCCTGCTCCGCACCCGGATGGAGCCCGGCCTGCTCGAAGTCGCGCGCTTCAACCACTACCAGGGCCGCTCCCACGGGGCCTACTACGAGATCGGCCGGACCTACCACATGCAGCCCGACGGGCGCGTCGAAGAGCCCCGCTGGCTCTCCTTCCTGGTGACGGGCGAGCAGGCGACCGGCGTCTGGAAGCACGCCCCCGAGGCCCTCACGGCTGACTTCTTCTGGGCCAAGGGCATCGTCGAGCGCCTTTTCTCGGCGCTCGGGCTCGCGGGCCTTACGGCCGAGGCAACCCAGGACGAGCCGGTCCTGCACCCGGGCCGCGCGGCGCGTCTGTCGCTCGGCGATCGCTTCGTCGGCATCGTCGGCGAGATCCACCCCGAAGTCGCTGCGGCCTACGACCTGCCGGTCGGCGCTCGCGCGGCGCTGGCTACCCTCTCGCTCGATGCCCTGGAGGCCCTCGTCTCCACGGAGCCTCGCCCTTACGCGGTCTTCGGTCGCTACCCGGCGATCCTGCGCGATCTGGCGCTGGTGGTCCCCCAGGACCTGCCCGCGGCCTCGGTCGTCTCCCAGGTCCGCTCCATGGCCGGCGGCGTCCTCGAGTCGGTCGAAGTCTTCGACCGCTACCAGGGGCCCCAGGTCCCCGAAGGCAAGGTCAGCCTCGGCCTGCGTCTGCGCTACCGGGTGGCGGAGCGCACGCTGAGCGACGACGAGATCGAGCCGATCCACCGGGGGATCGTCCAGTCGGCCGAGGAGGCCTTCGGGGCGGCTGTCCGGGATAGGTAA
- the pheS gene encoding phenylalanine--tRNA ligase subunit alpha gives MNLTSLDTIQQDALSALEAASGLADLEAWYQRYFGRERGELNMLMREIPKVEPSERKAFGQGVNRIKGEIEARYQERLAAAEREALAERLVAERVDVTLPGRSLPMGKRHPLTQTLDQIVDVFARLGFGVAEGPEVEDDWHNFTALNTPADHPAREMQDTFYLGGDEAAGRLLRTHTSSVQIRVMENSQPPLRYLMPGRVYRRDAVTGRHYPIFHQIEGLVVDERTTFADLKGTLTAAMRELFGPDRKIRFRPSFFPFTEPSAEYDVECILCSGEGCRLCSQTGWLEIGGCGMVDPNVLTAVNIDPERYTGFAFGFGAERIAMLKHGIPDIRLYWENHARFLEQF, from the coding sequence ATGAACCTGACGTCTCTCGATACCATCCAGCAGGACGCCTTGAGCGCCCTCGAGGCCGCCAGCGGCCTGGCCGACCTCGAGGCCTGGTACCAGCGCTACTTCGGGCGCGAGCGCGGCGAGCTCAACATGCTCATGCGCGAGATCCCCAAGGTCGAGCCCTCCGAGCGCAAGGCCTTCGGCCAGGGCGTGAACCGGATCAAGGGCGAGATCGAGGCCCGCTACCAGGAGCGCCTGGCGGCCGCCGAGCGCGAAGCCCTCGCCGAGCGCCTCGTCGCCGAGCGCGTGGACGTCACCCTTCCGGGCCGCAGCCTGCCCATGGGCAAGCGCCATCCCCTCACCCAGACCCTGGACCAGATCGTGGACGTGTTCGCGCGCCTGGGCTTCGGCGTGGCCGAGGGGCCCGAGGTCGAGGACGACTGGCACAACTTCACCGCCCTCAACACGCCGGCGGATCACCCCGCCCGCGAGATGCAGGACACCTTCTACTTGGGCGGCGACGAGGCCGCGGGGCGCCTGCTGCGCACCCACACCTCGAGCGTGCAGATCCGGGTCATGGAGAACTCCCAGCCCCCGCTGCGCTACTTGATGCCCGGCCGCGTCTACCGCCGCGATGCGGTGACCGGCCGCCACTACCCGATCTTCCACCAGATCGAGGGGCTGGTGGTGGACGAGCGTACGACCTTCGCCGACCTCAAGGGCACCCTGACGGCGGCCATGCGCGAGCTGTTCGGGCCCGATCGCAAGATTCGCTTCCGCCCGAGCTTCTTCCCCTTCACCGAGCCTTCCGCCGAGTACGACGTGGAGTGCATCCTGTGCAGCGGCGAGGGCTGCCGCCTCTGCTCGCAGACCGGCTGGCTCGAGATCGGCGGCTGCGGCATGGTGGACCCGAACGTGCTGACGGCGGTCAACATCGACCCCGAGCGCTACACGGGCTTCGCCTTCGGCTTCGGCGCCGAGCGCATCGCCATGCTGAAGCACGGGATCCCGGACATCCGCCTGTACTGGGAGAACCACGCGCGGTTCCTCGAGCAGTTCTAA
- a CDS encoding 30S ribosomal protein S18: MAFGAKRGGGRMKRRKVCGFCVDKATFVDYKDVMRLRKFLTERGKILPRRVTGNCAKHQRALTDAIKVSREIALLPFSID; the protein is encoded by the coding sequence ATGGCATTTGGTGCCAAGCGTGGTGGCGGTCGCATGAAGCGTCGCAAAGTTTGCGGCTTCTGCGTCGACAAGGCCACGTTCGTCGATTACAAGGACGTGATGCGCCTGCGCAAGTTCCTCACCGAGCGTGGCAAGATTCTGCCCCGCCGCGTGACCGGCAACTGCGCCAAGCATCAGCGCGCCCTCACCGACGCCATCAAGGTGTCGCGCGAGATCGCGTTGCTCCCCTTCTCGATCGACTAG
- a CDS encoding single-stranded DNA-binding protein, with protein MGINHITLVGNVVRNPEMRMTPNGIPTTQFTVAVKRPPREGSTYDVTDYIKVVTWRTLAETVNSTIKKDHVVSVEGALRTRSYEQDGQRKKVVEVEAQHVHTISGPVGAPAQAEPEAFPDFEDAPAFGDTDEIPF; from the coding sequence ATGGGAATCAATCACATCACCCTCGTCGGCAACGTGGTGCGCAATCCCGAGATGCGCATGACCCCTAACGGCATCCCCACCACCCAGTTCACGGTCGCCGTCAAGCGGCCGCCCCGCGAGGGGTCGACCTACGATGTTACCGATTACATCAAGGTCGTGACGTGGCGGACCCTGGCCGAGACCGTCAACTCGACGATCAAGAAGGACCATGTCGTTTCGGTTGAAGGCGCCCTTAGGACGCGGAGCTACGAGCAAGACGGCCAACGCAAGAAGGTCGTCGAGGTCGAAGCCCAGCATGTCCACACGATTTCGGGCCCGGTCGGCGCCCCGGCTCAAGCTGAGCCCGAGGCCTTCCCGGACTTCGAAGATGCCCCGGCGTTCGGTGACACGGATGAGATTCCCTTCTAG
- a CDS encoding 30S ribosomal protein S6, with amino-acid sequence MQRAYETMYILRPQLEEEAVDAVIAKVTDHITKNGGSVEKTEKRGRKRLAYEVKDHRDGFYVLSNFNADTTSLVELERMFKLNEDVIRHIVVRAEA; translated from the coding sequence ATGCAGCGTGCATATGAGACTATGTACATCCTGCGTCCTCAGCTCGAAGAGGAAGCCGTGGATGCGGTGATCGCCAAGGTCACCGATCACATCACCAAGAACGGCGGCTCGGTCGAGAAGACCGAGAAGCGCGGTCGCAAGCGCCTGGCCTACGAGGTCAAGGACCATCGCGACGGCTTCTACGTGCTGTCCAACTTCAACGCCGACACCACGTCGCTCGTTGAGCTGGAGCGCATGTTCAAGCTGAACGAAGACGTGATCCGTCACATCGTCGTTCGCGCCGAGGCGTAG